DNA from Synechococcus sp. CBW1108:
AGCTGCTGCATTGTCTGGGCGGTTTGGCTACTGGTCACTCGCCGGCCCGCCGCCAGGGTGGCCGTTTGACGGCACTGGGCCGAAGCCTGGCCGGCGCAGGCCTCGGCGTCGGTGAGGCGGCGGATCGTGGTGGGCATATGCCAGGTGCCACCGTTGGCGATGGCGGCGTAGGCAGCGGTGAGCTCCAGCAGGGTCACCTCGCTCTGGCCGAGGGCGAGTCCCGGAACCGGCGCCAGCGGGCTGGTGATGCCGAGATCCTGGGCCTTCTGCACCAGGGCCTCCAGGCCTACCCTTTGGGCCAGGCGCAGGGCGGCCGTATTGCTGCTGAGTGCAAAGGCTGAGATCAGGCTCTGGCTGCCCTGGCAGCTGCTGGCAAAGGTCTGACCCCGCCAGTTCAGGGGAGCGCAGCTGATCCGGTCTGTGGGTTTGCTGCCCCGTTCCAGGGCCACCAAGTAAGGAATCAGTTTGAAGGTGCTGCCGGGTTGCCTCAGGGCCATGGAGGCCCGGTTGAACTGGCTCTGGCGGTAGTCCCGCCCGCCGGCAATGGCCAGGATGCCGCCTGAGCGGTAGTCGATCACCACCACGGCCCCTTCCCCCACCCCCAGCCCCTTGCTGATGTTGAGCCGCTGGCGCAGGAGCCGTTCCACCTGTTCCTGCAGGCCCCGGTCGAGGTGGGTGTCGATCAAAAAGTTCCCCTCCACCGCCACCTCCTCACCCACCAGGGCGATCAGATCGCGGCGCGCCTGGTCTGAATAGAAGGGAGCCCCCCGCAGGGATGCCCTGGCGGCGCAGGCTTTGGGGGAAAGGCGTAAGGGGCTGCGTCTGGCGCGGCGGGCCCGATCCGCCGAGATGCGGCCGGTTTCGGCCATTTTGGCCAACACCCCATTGCGGGCCTCCAGGGCCGCCTGGGGATCGAAACAGGGGTCGTAGCCATTGGGCGAGGGCAGCAGACCCACCAGCAGGGCGGCCTCCTCAAGCTCGAGCCCGCTGGCGGCTTTGGCGAAGTAGTGGCGGGAGGCGTCTTCAAATCCCCAGCCCACCCCCAGATACACCCGGTTGAGATAGTTCAGCAGCAGGTCGCGCTTGCTGAAACGGGCTTCGAGCTGCAGGGCCACCAGCAATTCGCGCCACTTGCGCCCCAGGGTTTCCCCCTGGCCCACCTGGTCGGGGTAGAGGCTGCGGGCCAGCTGCTGGGTGAGGGTGCTGCCCCCTTCGAGCACCCGCCCACCCAGCACGTTGGTCACCAGGGCCCGCGCCGTGCCCACCGGATCAACGCCGGGATGCCACCAGAAGCGGCTGTCCTCACTGGCCAACAGTGCATCGATGAGTACCGCGGGGTAGTCGCGTAGGCCCTGGCGCTCCCGGTGCTCCAGGGTATCTGCTGTCGTCAGGGGTTTGCCCTTGCTGTCGTAGAGCACCAGCGGGCCGCGCACGGTGGCGAGACTGCCCCGGATCGGCACCTGGAGCAGCGACAGGCCCAGCAGGCTGAGCCCCCCAAATGCCACGGCCGCCAGGGCCAGGCTGCCCCCCCGCAGCAGCCGCTGCAGGCGGGGCAGGGGCCGGATCTGGAAATCCAGTTCGGGCAGGCCCGCCTCCTGGCTGGGTCCAAACCGCAGACAGTCGCCATCGCGCAGCAGCAGTTGTGCCACCCGCCGACCCTGCCACCAGAGCCCATTGGTTGAGTTCTCGTCGCTCAGCAGCCAGTGGGGCCCGCGCCTCTCCAGCAGGGCGTGGTGGCGGCTAACTGCCTGGTGATCAACGCAGATCTGACAGTCGCTGTCCCGACCGATGCGATAGGCGCCAGGGTGCAGGGCGAGCAGGCGGGTGGGCTGGCCGGGCAGGTGGATGCGCAGCTGGGCCGTCGCCGGCTGGCTAAACCGCTGCCAGCGACGGCGCAGGCCTTCAAGGCTGGCGTTGGCCATGGCTCCCCAGCAGTTCGATGGCGAAACACAGCACCGCCAGGTTGATTGACACATCGGCCAGGTTGAACACCGGAAAGGACACCGGCACCAGGGCCAGGAAATCCACCACCGCCCCCAGCCGCCAGCGATCGAGCCCATTGCCGAGCGCCCCGCCCAGCAGCAGCCCTACCCCGAGGCAGCGGGCCAGGGGCATCGCCGCCTGGCGCCGGATCCAGAGGGTCGCCCCGATGGCCACCAGCAAACTCACCAGGCCGAGGAGCTGGGGGTTGCCGCTGAACAGGCTGAAGGCCGCTCCCGTGTTGTGGGTCAACTGCAGGGCCAGCAGGCCCGGCAGCAGGGTTGTGGTGCCGGTGGCCGGCAGCTGGGCCAGCGCCCAGGCCTTGCTGAGCTGGTCGAGCAGCACCACCAATGCAGCTATGGCGAAGGCCAGGGCTCGGGGCCTTCTCATGATTCCACCAGCAGCAGCCGGCGCAGCAGCAGGGCCACCACGGCCACGGCACAGCAGAGCAGCAGCTGGGGCAGCAAGGGGGCGAGGCTGTAACTGATCAGTAGGTGGCCCAGGTTTGCCCCCCAGCGGCCGGCCAGGGCCCCCAGTAGGAGGTTGGCGAGGCCGCAGAGCTGCACCGTCGCCAGCCCCACCACCGCTGCCCCAAAGAGGTTGACCAGGTCGTTCATGCCCGCCTGGCGGGCCAGCTTGCCGCTCAGCCAGGCGGCCGGGATGAAGCCAGCCAGGTAGCCGAAGCCTGGGTCGAGCAGGTAGGCGGTGCCCCCTCCGCCCTGGAACACCGGCAACTGGAACAGGCCCAGGCTCAGGTAGGCGACCGCCGCCAGCATGCCGCTGCGGGGGCCACACACCAGGGCCGCAACCAGCAGGGCGGGCACCTGCAGGGTGATCGGCAGGTTTGCCAGCATCCAGCTGCCGTTGCCGGCGGGCAGGGGGGCGGCGGCCTGAATCAGCCCACCGACCAGGATCAGCAGCACACCGGCGATTGAGCCGCTCCAGGTGGCTAGGGCCCGCAAGTCATACCCCGTGGTTGCAATCCATTTTGGGGGGTCGCGCCATCGGCCTCGCTACCCTTAAACCAGCTTTTATGCCCATGGACCAGTTCGACTTGGGAGCAGGCGTGCAGCTCAGGGTCCAGCCCCGATACCTCAAAACCGCTGACGCGATGCCGATGCTGCGTCCGCCCGACCTGGTTGATCCGGCCGAGGTGGGTGAGGTGATGGCGATCAAGGCCGGCAACCAGCTGGCC
Protein-coding regions in this window:
- a CDS encoding transglycosylase domain-containing protein, whose amino-acid sequence is MANASLEGLRRRWQRFSQPATAQLRIHLPGQPTRLLALHPGAYRIGRDSDCQICVDHQAVSRHHALLERRGPHWLLSDENSTNGLWWQGRRVAQLLLRDGDCLRFGPSQEAGLPELDFQIRPLPRLQRLLRGGSLALAAVAFGGLSLLGLSLLQVPIRGSLATVRGPLVLYDSKGKPLTTADTLEHRERQGLRDYPAVLIDALLASEDSRFWWHPGVDPVGTARALVTNVLGGRVLEGGSTLTQQLARSLYPDQVGQGETLGRKWRELLVALQLEARFSKRDLLLNYLNRVYLGVGWGFEDASRHYFAKAASGLELEEAALLVGLLPSPNGYDPCFDPQAALEARNGVLAKMAETGRISADRARRARRSPLRLSPKACAARASLRGAPFYSDQARRDLIALVGEEVAVEGNFLIDTHLDRGLQEQVERLLRQRLNISKGLGVGEGAVVVIDYRSGGILAIAGGRDYRQSQFNRASMALRQPGSTFKLIPYLVALERGSKPTDRISCAPLNWRGQTFASSCQGSQSLISAFALSSNTAALRLAQRVGLEALVQKAQDLGITSPLAPVPGLALGQSEVTLLELTAAYAAIANGGTWHMPTTIRRLTDAEACAGQASAQCRQTATLAAGRRVTSSQTAQTMQQLLRAVVQRGTGQMASLGGAEGGKTGTTNSSRDLLFVGYEPRRHWVVGIWLGNDDNSPSRASSALAAGLWGEIIRSTRP
- a CDS encoding NAD(P)H dehydrogenase assembly family protein codes for the protein MDQFDLGAGVQLRVQPRYLKTADAMPMLRPPDLVDPAEVGEVMAIKAGNQLAVRFRRGIFLFERSQLRLVS
- the lspA gene encoding signal peptidase II, with translation MRRPRALAFAIAALVVLLDQLSKAWALAQLPATGTTTLLPGLLALQLTHNTGAAFSLFSGNPQLLGLVSLLVAIGATLWIRRQAAMPLARCLGVGLLLGGALGNGLDRWRLGAVVDFLALVPVSFPVFNLADVSINLAVLCFAIELLGSHGQRQP
- a CDS encoding biotin transporter BioY, whose product is MRALATWSGSIAGVLLILVGGLIQAAAPLPAGNGSWMLANLPITLQVPALLVAALVCGPRSGMLAAVAYLSLGLFQLPVFQGGGGTAYLLDPGFGYLAGFIPAAWLSGKLARQAGMNDLVNLFGAAVVGLATVQLCGLANLLLGALAGRWGANLGHLLISYSLAPLLPQLLLCCAVAVVALLLRRLLLVES